One genomic region from Leptospiraceae bacterium encodes:
- a CDS encoding PD40 domain-containing protein produces MNYKLLILSILLIFQDCGKTKQIQYTRKPLPESGNIILMTDSKHPSRKSPLVFFTPEEKKIYIPNLQDLKNTDDLGKDYFSYREFLLTKKSQKALLMPEEMQKRYRGIFVPYPLPILSPDKKMYLHAKNARIGIYKIDNTLIKEINTEVYQDKPEWMDAETITYLIKYELSKSSSSVNTPLKNKHKIYKYHLKQNKSELVYNSKDLRITQYAISPDTKKMAIVEYNDKEKSTIAYSLRVIRLNTGEEVFFQKGLTYIKKILWSKDGKLVYLAKMSEDEYPPSTLYYLHENKTIEKLIDLPLRKEKPGFIFGEGYKGIDDFTFSPDGKRLAYIASEPGDCYMADEGGNIACKYSIYLYDWMTKKIEPVDKERKSSGFQRIHWYSF; encoded by the coding sequence ATGAATTACAAACTTCTTATTTTATCTATCTTACTTATTTTTCAAGACTGCGGAAAAACAAAACAGATACAATATACAAGAAAACCCCTTCCCGAATCAGGAAATATTATACTCATGACAGATAGTAAGCATCCTTCTCGCAAATCTCCTCTTGTATTCTTCACACCTGAGGAAAAAAAAATCTATATACCGAACTTACAGGATTTAAAAAATACGGACGATCTCGGTAAAGATTATTTTTCTTATAGAGAATTTTTACTCACCAAGAAAAGCCAAAAAGCTCTTCTTATGCCAGAAGAAATGCAGAAGAGATACAGGGGAATTTTCGTTCCCTACCCGCTTCCGATTCTAAGCCCCGATAAAAAAATGTATCTACATGCAAAGAATGCAAGGATTGGTATATATAAAATTGATAATACTTTGATTAAAGAAATCAATACAGAGGTTTATCAGGACAAACCCGAATGGATGGATGCAGAGACAATTACCTACCTGATTAAGTATGAGCTATCGAAATCATCTTCCTCTGTAAATACTCCCTTAAAAAATAAGCACAAAATATATAAGTATCATCTCAAACAGAACAAATCCGAACTCGTATACAATTCTAAGGATTTACGAATTACACAATATGCGATAAGTCCGGATACTAAAAAGATGGCAATAGTCGAATATAATGACAAAGAAAAAAGCACTATCGCCTATTCTTTGCGTGTAATTCGTTTAAATACCGGAGAGGAAGTCTTTTTCCAAAAGGGACTTACCTATATCAAAAAAATACTCTGGTCAAAAGACGGAAAACTTGTTTATCTTGCCAAAATGTCTGAGGATGAGTATCCTCCCTCCACACTTTATTATCTTCATGAAAATAAAACAATCGAAAAGCTAATCGACCTTCCCTTACGAAAAGAAAAGCCCGGCTTTATTTTTGGAGAAGGTTATAAGGGAATAGATGATTTTACTTTTTCACCGGATGGAAAAAGACTTGCCTACATTGCTTCCGAACCCGGTGATTGTTATATGGCAGACGAAGGCGGAAACATAGCCTGTAAATATAGCATTTATCTATATGATTGGATGACAAAAAAAATAGAGCCGGTAGATAAAGAAAGGAAAAGTTCAGGCTTTCAAAGAATACATTGGTATAGTTTTTAA
- a CDS encoding AAA family ATPase: MAISIHLSGYRIHETIHESSLTLILRATRLSDNKEVVIKTLKENPALSMEQARLKREYEIIKKVQEPGIIEMFSLDTYGQGNIAIIMEYFAGSESIDKLLRKEEHFSIEQFFSISLELTKILGKSHKKNIIHKNINPRNILFNAKTNELRLIDFGISSELSREKQSLNVTERLEGSLPYISPEQTGRMNRELDYRADYYSLGVTLFEILTGQLPFQAKDIMGWVYCHISKEPQKPSELNPEIPEMIEAIILKLMAKNAEDRYQSSYGLLKDLEECQQQYLRTTNIETFPLGRYDISEKLQITQKLYGRETEVQFLLKTFEKVANGNSELLLISGYSGVGKSVLVYEVHKLLVKERGYFIEGKFDQFKGNRPYEAIAQAFRHLAHQLLTESKEELNAWKEKLLQSFGPNGQIVLDMIPDFELIIGKQPPLQELGVTESQNRFKIVFRNFIKVFANAEHPLVLFLDDLQWSDLPTLNLLRHWMESEDLSYLLILAAYRDNEVGPVHPMSLALDEIKKVREIHTLLLKPLNEDNVIQIVSDTFWTDRKVCIDLGKLLYQKTDGNPFFVGKLFRKLYAEESIWFNIEKGCWEWNLEEIRKIESSSNVVEFMIEALRKFPLATQRVLQLAACIGNIFDLKTLSLIYERTLEETDLDLFVALKSGLVSPLSEDYKFITPNIGSRNPEYKFQHDRVQQAAYSLIEESQQQEVHLTIGRLMLKSLDESEQEEKLLDILRHLNEGRKLIKKDSEKENLAYLNLKAGIKARDAAAYQPALEYIKIAREVLSENPWETKYNLILAISKEYCQCAYLTGKIEEAESQIELMLSKVKTNFERVEIYYLRQSYYLVLSKIEESIQVGMKSLSLLGIEIPLNPNPLSIFLEFLLVKRNLGKKKISDLINQDEMIDAEKRLVIRTMSEMAPAIYNMGNENLVVLLSLKMLNLSLRFGNSTYSSYSYFVYGNFLTNYSGNPKDGYEFGKLAVALNEKYRDKSFEPRTLFTYNFFIRPWNEYWKELTPGFQKAIESAYQSGDMFYLAYSSILLYTWNPGINLKEKLQYLSKSIAICKSTNFDVAIDSSFITYQTNLNYCGLTNDRFSMNTDSFDEIECMERMRQRNDISGITYYHFFKSDILFLYEEYGESLNYIIEAEKYENAIKGCPTEARLCTISFFTCMALYKKAKLMEKRKLKKRIQKRYKQMKKWADHCPINFLHLRLAMDAELTSLSNKPLKAAKLYREAAEKAREGEWQQDEGMILMLAGNFYKQIGLEVEASSYISKAYLVYENWGASRKLEFLRENYSDLLNQNKFEERIDEYNSCSTNTLLASKERSFNTFISGDEINLDVATISKAAQTLSGEVVLEKLLQKLMDTVCENAGAEKGFLLLVESSGERMFIQAERKENGETILLSGHSVEDNKSLCLGIVNYVERSKEEVVLADACREGNFTEDPYIQAKNIKSLLCTTILSQKRFLGILYLENNKISAAFTPKRLEVLRIISSQAAISIENAFLYENLEKKVEDRTRELSVALKKVEEERMESEKLLLNILPKEVAKELKEHGYAEPVYYESVSVMFTDFKGFTKIAEKMSPEDLIQELDASFYFFDDVVKKYNLEKIKTIGDSYMCAGGLPLKNKTYAIDACLAALEIQSIMNQTRELKMEMGLPYWELRLGIHVGPVVAGVVGKHKFSYDIWGDTVNTASRMESNGVAGKINISEAAYNLVKDYFDCEYRGKVKVKGKGEVEMYYVNGLKQEYMKGKSGVIPNDLFWSKYKVI; encoded by the coding sequence ATGGCAATCAGCATTCACCTCTCAGGCTATCGGATTCATGAAACAATACATGAATCATCACTTACCTTGATTCTTCGTGCGACGAGGTTATCAGATAACAAAGAAGTTGTAATTAAAACTTTAAAAGAGAATCCGGCTCTATCGATGGAACAGGCTCGCTTAAAAAGAGAATATGAGATTATAAAGAAAGTTCAGGAGCCGGGTATTATTGAGATGTTTAGCCTGGATACTTATGGGCAGGGAAATATTGCTATTATCATGGAGTATTTTGCTGGTTCTGAGTCTATCGATAAATTGTTAAGAAAAGAGGAACATTTTTCTATCGAACAATTTTTTAGTATTTCTTTAGAACTCACTAAAATTCTTGGAAAGTCTCATAAAAAAAATATTATTCATAAAAATATTAATCCTCGTAATATTCTTTTTAATGCAAAAACTAATGAACTGAGACTCATTGATTTTGGAATCTCATCTGAGCTATCAAGAGAGAAACAAAGTCTGAATGTGACTGAGCGTCTCGAAGGCTCTCTTCCTTATATATCTCCTGAACAAACAGGTCGAATGAACAGGGAATTGGACTATCGAGCGGATTACTATTCGCTTGGAGTAACTTTGTTTGAAATACTTACAGGACAACTTCCTTTTCAAGCAAAGGATATAATGGGCTGGGTTTATTGCCATATCAGTAAAGAACCACAAAAACCTTCAGAACTCAATCCGGAGATTCCTGAAATGATTGAAGCTATCATTCTGAAGTTAATGGCAAAAAATGCAGAAGACCGCTATCAGAGTTCTTATGGCCTATTGAAAGACCTGGAGGAATGTCAGCAGCAATATTTAAGAACAACTAATATTGAGACTTTTCCATTAGGAAGATATGATATTTCTGAGAAGCTTCAAATTACACAGAAACTCTACGGTCGAGAGACAGAAGTTCAATTCCTTTTAAAAACATTTGAGAAAGTAGCCAATGGCAATTCCGAATTACTTCTTATTTCGGGCTATTCGGGAGTAGGGAAATCGGTACTGGTATATGAAGTTCATAAACTACTTGTTAAAGAACGTGGTTATTTTATTGAAGGTAAATTTGACCAATTTAAAGGAAATCGTCCGTATGAAGCGATTGCTCAGGCTTTTCGTCATCTTGCTCATCAGTTACTGACAGAGTCAAAGGAGGAACTAAACGCTTGGAAGGAAAAATTACTACAAAGCTTTGGACCTAACGGACAAATTGTTTTGGATATGATTCCTGACTTTGAACTTATCATAGGAAAGCAGCCGCCTCTTCAGGAACTTGGAGTTACGGAGAGCCAAAATCGTTTTAAAATCGTATTCCGCAATTTTATAAAAGTTTTTGCTAATGCAGAACATCCTCTGGTGTTATTTCTCGATGACCTGCAATGGAGTGATCTTCCTACTTTGAATCTTCTTAGGCACTGGATGGAGTCAGAGGATCTTTCCTACCTGTTAATTCTCGCTGCTTATCGTGATAATGAAGTGGGCCCTGTTCATCCCATGAGTCTCGCACTGGATGAAATTAAGAAAGTAAGGGAAATTCACACTTTGCTCTTAAAACCCCTAAATGAAGACAATGTAATCCAAATCGTATCTGATACTTTTTGGACTGATCGAAAAGTATGTATAGATTTAGGAAAGTTATTGTATCAGAAGACAGATGGAAATCCTTTTTTCGTAGGAAAACTGTTTAGAAAGTTGTATGCAGAAGAATCTATCTGGTTCAATATCGAGAAAGGATGTTGGGAATGGAACCTGGAAGAAATCAGGAAAATTGAAAGCAGCAGTAATGTTGTGGAATTCATGATTGAAGCCTTACGTAAATTTCCACTTGCAACGCAACGTGTATTACAATTGGCTGCTTGCATTGGTAATATCTTTGACTTGAAAACCCTTTCCCTCATTTATGAAAGAACATTAGAAGAAACAGATTTAGATTTATTTGTCGCTTTAAAATCCGGATTGGTTTCGCCGCTGAGTGAAGACTACAAATTTATTACACCAAATATTGGCTCTCGTAATCCTGAATACAAATTTCAACATGACCGGGTTCAACAGGCAGCTTATTCCCTGATAGAAGAGTCTCAACAACAAGAAGTTCACCTTACTATCGGTCGTTTGATGCTTAAGAGTTTGGATGAGTCAGAGCAGGAGGAAAAACTACTTGATATTCTCAGACATCTAAATGAAGGACGTAAGCTGATAAAAAAAGATAGCGAAAAAGAAAATTTAGCTTATTTGAATCTGAAAGCCGGAATTAAAGCCAGAGATGCTGCAGCCTATCAGCCCGCGTTGGAATATATAAAGATCGCGAGAGAAGTTCTAAGTGAAAACCCCTGGGAAACCAAATACAATTTGATATTGGCTATCAGTAAGGAATACTGTCAGTGTGCTTATTTAACAGGCAAAATAGAAGAAGCCGAAAGTCAAATTGAACTTATGCTTTCAAAAGTAAAGACCAACTTTGAGAGAGTAGAAATCTACTATTTACGCCAAAGCTATTACCTTGTATTGAGCAAAATTGAAGAATCCATTCAGGTCGGAATGAAAAGTTTATCTCTTTTGGGTATCGAGATACCTTTAAACCCAAATCCTCTATCAATCTTTTTGGAATTTCTTCTTGTAAAGCGAAATTTGGGAAAAAAGAAGATTTCAGACCTTATCAATCAAGATGAAATGATAGATGCTGAAAAAAGGTTAGTAATAAGGACTATGTCAGAAATGGCTCCTGCTATATATAATATGGGTAATGAAAATTTGGTTGTATTACTCAGTTTGAAAATGCTGAACCTGTCTCTTCGTTTTGGTAATTCAACCTACTCATCTTATTCGTATTTTGTGTATGGGAACTTTTTGACAAACTATAGCGGAAACCCGAAAGACGGTTACGAATTTGGAAAATTGGCTGTTGCCCTTAACGAAAAATACAGGGACAAGAGTTTTGAACCCAGAACTTTATTTACGTATAATTTTTTTATTCGTCCCTGGAATGAATACTGGAAAGAACTTACTCCAGGCTTTCAAAAGGCCATTGAGTCCGCTTATCAATCGGGAGATATGTTTTATTTGGCATATTCCAGTATTTTATTATATACCTGGAATCCCGGGATAAATTTGAAAGAGAAGCTTCAGTATTTATCCAAGAGTATTGCTATTTGTAAATCAACAAATTTCGATGTCGCAATAGATTCCAGTTTCATAACGTACCAAACGAATTTAAATTATTGTGGACTTACGAATGATCGTTTCTCTATGAATACAGATAGCTTTGATGAGATTGAATGTATGGAAAGAATGCGACAACGAAATGATATTTCAGGAATTACATACTATCACTTTTTCAAGTCCGATATCCTCTTTTTGTATGAAGAATATGGTGAATCACTAAATTATATAATTGAAGCGGAGAAGTATGAAAATGCAATAAAAGGCTGTCCTACGGAAGCAAGGTTGTGTACCATAAGCTTTTTCACTTGTATGGCTCTTTATAAGAAAGCCAAATTGATGGAAAAAAGAAAACTCAAGAAACGAATTCAAAAAAGATATAAGCAGATGAAAAAATGGGCAGATCATTGTCCTATTAACTTTCTTCATTTGCGTCTGGCTATGGACGCGGAACTTACAAGTCTTAGCAACAAACCTTTAAAAGCGGCAAAGTTGTATAGAGAAGCAGCCGAGAAAGCAAGGGAGGGAGAATGGCAACAGGATGAAGGGATGATCTTAATGCTGGCCGGTAATTTTTATAAGCAGATCGGACTTGAAGTCGAAGCTTCTTCTTATATATCAAAGGCTTATCTGGTATATGAAAACTGGGGCGCCAGTCGTAAATTGGAATTCTTAAGAGAAAACTACTCGGACTTACTTAACCAGAACAAATTTGAAGAACGAATTGATGAATATAACTCCTGCTCAACAAATACTTTGCTTGCATCGAAAGAAAGAAGTTTTAACACTTTTATAAGTGGAGATGAAATAAATTTGGATGTTGCTACAATTTCGAAAGCAGCACAAACTCTTTCCGGTGAAGTAGTATTAGAAAAACTTTTACAAAAACTTATGGATACAGTTTGCGAAAACGCAGGAGCGGAAAAAGGCTTTCTTTTATTAGTGGAAAGCTCGGGTGAAAGGATGTTTATCCAGGCAGAACGTAAGGAAAATGGTGAAACTATTCTTTTAAGCGGCCATTCCGTTGAGGATAATAAAAGTCTTTGTCTTGGAATTGTAAACTATGTAGAGCGCAGCAAAGAAGAAGTTGTATTAGCTGATGCTTGCAGAGAAGGAAATTTTACAGAGGATCCGTATATACAAGCCAAAAATATTAAATCGCTTTTATGTACAACCATCCTTAGTCAGAAACGCTTTTTGGGAATCTTATATCTCGAAAACAATAAAATAAGCGCTGCCTTTACTCCCAAGAGGTTGGAAGTTCTCAGAATTATTTCTTCACAGGCGGCTATCTCAATAGAAAATGCTTTTCTATATGAAAATTTGGAAAAGAAGGTCGAAGATAGAACAAGAGAACTTTCTGTCGCGCTGAAAAAAGTAGAGGAAGAGAGAATGGAATCTGAGAAGTTATTACTGAATATATTACCAAAAGAAGTTGCTAAGGAACTCAAAGAGCACGGTTATGCCGAACCTGTATATTATGAATCAGTATCTGTCATGTTTACTGATTTTAAAGGTTTTACAAAGATAGCTGAGAAAATGAGTCCGGAAGACCTGATACAGGAATTGGATGCTTCTTTTTATTTTTTCGATGATGTGGTGAAAAAATATAATCTGGAAAAAATAAAAACAATAGGTGATTCATACATGTGTGCCGGAGGACTTCCGCTGAAAAATAAAACATATGCTATTGATGCCTGTCTGGCAGCTTTGGAAATCCAATCGATCATGAATCAAACCAGGGAATTGAAAATGGAGATGGGACTTCCGTATTGGGAACTTCGCTTGGGAATTCATGTTGGACCGGTAGTAGCAGGAGTTGTAGGTAAGCACAAATTTTCTTATGATATCTGGGGTGATACGGTGAATACTGCATCGCGTATGGAATCTAATGGTGTCGCAGGTAAGATTAATATCAGTGAAGCTGCATACAATTTGGTTAAAGATTACTTTGATTGTGAATATAGAGGTAAGGTGAAGGTGAAGGGTAAAGGAGAGGTCGAAATGTATTATGTGAACGGATTAAAACAGGAATATATGAAAGGTAAAAGTGGAGTCATCCCCAACGATCTTTTTTGGAGCAAATACAAGGTAATTTAA
- a CDS encoding acyl-CoA desaturase, which yields MKTAYYKKLNSEEIKSFGKELESLREEVLSKVGEEDAAYIRRIHSLARYNEILGRLLIHFSLDPLTWMGGVGMLSLSKILDNMEIGHNVMHGQFDWMNEPSLHSKYFDWDNACDSDQWKYSHNYMHHTFTNVIGKDHDFGYGFMRLSKEREWNPSHLLQPITNFFLALSFQWGVGRHGYNVEFFELPEEERTKIAFKEKREKFLKKREKIAIKDYLLFPLLSGPFFPKVLLGNLLANMARNIWAYSVIWCGHFTDNVETFTEEDILNENRAEWYLRQIKGSSNVEGSQFFYLMSGHLSHQIEHHLFPDIPANRYEEIAPRLKEICERYGQHYNTGGFWSQFSQTWKRIFAYSLPDNYAEKIMAV from the coding sequence ATGAAAACAGCTTATTATAAAAAACTAAATTCAGAAGAAATCAAAAGCTTTGGTAAGGAATTAGAATCTTTGCGAGAAGAAGTTCTTAGCAAAGTGGGAGAAGAGGATGCGGCTTATATTCGTCGCATTCATAGCCTTGCCCGTTATAATGAGATTTTAGGTAGACTTTTAATCCATTTTAGTCTCGATCCGCTTACCTGGATGGGTGGAGTTGGAATGTTATCCCTTTCTAAAATTCTGGATAACATGGAAATCGGTCATAATGTAATGCACGGACAATTTGACTGGATGAATGAACCTTCTTTACACTCCAAATACTTTGACTGGGATAATGCCTGTGACAGTGATCAATGGAAATATTCTCATAATTATATGCACCATACCTTTACTAACGTAATCGGAAAAGATCATGATTTCGGCTATGGATTTATGCGACTTTCCAAAGAAAGGGAATGGAATCCTTCCCACCTTTTACAACCTATAACCAACTTTTTTCTGGCTCTCAGCTTTCAATGGGGAGTTGGAAGGCATGGCTATAATGTCGAGTTTTTTGAACTTCCCGAAGAAGAAAGAACCAAAATTGCTTTTAAAGAAAAACGGGAGAAGTTTTTGAAAAAAAGAGAGAAGATTGCGATTAAGGATTATCTTCTATTCCCCCTGTTAAGCGGTCCATTTTTTCCCAAGGTTTTACTCGGAAATCTTCTGGCAAATATGGCAAGAAATATCTGGGCTTATTCGGTTATATGGTGCGGTCATTTCACTGATAATGTGGAAACATTTACTGAAGAAGATATACTGAATGAAAATCGTGCAGAATGGTATCTCAGACAAATCAAAGGATCTTCTAATGTAGAAGGGAGCCAATTTTTCTACCTGATGTCCGGACATTTAAGCCACCAAATAGAACACCATCTTTTTCCTGATATTCCGGCGAATCGATATGAGGAAATTGCACCCCGTCTAAAAGAAATCTGTGAACGTTACGGTCAGCACTATAACACAGGTGGTTTTTGGAGTCAGTTCTCTCAAACCTGGAAACGAATTTTTGCCTATTCTCTTCCTGATAATTATGCAGAGAAAATTATGGCAGTATAG
- a CDS encoding ferredoxin reductase: MKSIPLIHNSSSELKAYFLQESWADFLLQHIHPAFSLYRVLAKVSKIKQETKDVKTYTLFPNFHWKGFKAGQYLPVSLTVGGKRHTRLYSISCKPGEKTISITVKQKENGFFSSYLHEQVRVGDYLELGKAEGNFFPEEEGDEPLLFIAAGCGITPVYSNLQELSVLQDKRDVKLLYFVPDKESVIFQEELKYLKKHTDFQLHIFFTREKREGYNSGHFSLKLLKEYIPDFKERKAFLCGPSSLIEAVQDVYQKEAILKNLKTESFTPYVNTVVTESDEREVKLLRSHKTLRLSKGNDLLSELEKNGIYPQSACRMGICHTCKCEKKSGQIKNLINGNVSGLTEEHIQLCISTIETDIELEL, from the coding sequence ATGAAATCGATACCTCTCATTCACAATTCAAGTTCCGAGCTCAAGGCCTATTTTTTGCAGGAAAGCTGGGCTGATTTTTTACTTCAGCATATCCACCCTGCTTTCAGTCTGTACCGGGTTCTGGCCAAAGTTAGTAAAATTAAACAGGAAACGAAGGATGTCAAAACCTATACCCTGTTTCCTAATTTTCACTGGAAGGGCTTCAAAGCCGGGCAATACCTGCCTGTAAGCCTAACTGTAGGAGGAAAACGGCATACAAGGCTTTATTCTATCAGTTGTAAACCGGGTGAAAAAACGATTTCGATAACCGTTAAGCAGAAGGAAAATGGTTTTTTTTCCTCTTACTTGCATGAACAGGTTCGGGTGGGAGACTACCTCGAACTGGGAAAAGCCGAGGGAAATTTCTTTCCGGAAGAGGAGGGGGATGAGCCACTTCTCTTCATAGCTGCCGGATGCGGGATAACACCTGTTTACTCAAATCTACAGGAACTTTCTGTTTTGCAGGACAAAAGGGATGTAAAACTTTTATATTTTGTTCCGGATAAGGAAAGTGTTATTTTTCAGGAAGAACTGAAGTATTTAAAAAAACATACAGATTTTCAGTTACATATCTTTTTTACACGAGAAAAAAGGGAAGGCTATAACTCCGGTCATTTTTCTTTGAAACTTCTTAAAGAGTATATACCTGATTTTAAAGAAAGAAAAGCTTTTCTCTGTGGACCATCTTCACTTATAGAAGCCGTGCAAGACGTTTATCAAAAAGAAGCTATTTTAAAAAATCTTAAAACAGAAAGTTTTACACCCTATGTTAATACAGTAGTGACTGAATCGGATGAAAGGGAAGTAAAACTTTTACGCTCCCATAAAACTTTAAGACTTTCCAAAGGTAATGATCTCCTTTCCGAACTGGAAAAAAACGGAATTTATCCTCAGAGTGCCTGCCGGATGGGAATCTGTCATACCTGTAAGTGTGAAAAAAAGAGCGGTCAGATAAAGAATCTTATCAATGGAAATGTATCGGGTCTAACTGAAGAGCATATTCAACTCTGTATTAGCACTATAGAAACAGATATTGAATTGGAACTGTAA
- a CDS encoding TetR family transcriptional regulator, protein MQKLRTRSLLLRSALNLMGENRSLDSLSLREVTREAGVAPAAFYRHFQSIEELGLSLVDEVGIRIRSLLREAKEAPYRLALKETVEIFFQYVAGNRFHFSFISRERLGGNRNIRHAIRREMSYIAKELSEGMKEFRNVPGLKIGEYEELSELIISTMFNLAGEFLDVPRGDEEIKTRLLRKSVKQLRLILRGALWNELKRIKKHGKIGNY, encoded by the coding sequence ATGCAGAAACTACGGACAAGAAGCCTCCTTCTTCGTTCAGCACTAAACCTTATGGGAGAAAACCGAAGCCTTGATTCTTTAAGCTTACGGGAAGTTACAAGGGAAGCAGGTGTGGCTCCGGCTGCGTTTTATCGACACTTTCAAAGTATCGAGGAACTGGGTTTGAGCCTTGTCGACGAAGTGGGAATTCGGATCCGTTCTTTATTACGGGAAGCGAAAGAAGCTCCCTATCGCCTGGCCTTAAAAGAGACGGTAGAAATTTTCTTTCAGTATGTAGCCGGAAATCGTTTTCATTTTAGTTTTATTTCCAGAGAACGACTCGGAGGAAATCGAAATATTCGACATGCCATTCGAAGAGAAATGTCTTATATTGCGAAAGAGTTAAGCGAAGGTATGAAAGAATTTCGTAATGTACCCGGTTTAAAAATTGGAGAATACGAAGAACTATCGGAATTAATTATAAGCACCATGTTTAACCTGGCCGGTGAATTTTTGGATGTACCGAGGGGTGATGAAGAAATTAAAACAAGACTTTTGCGAAAAAGCGTAAAGCAACTTCGCCTTATCCTGCGCGGTGCTTTATGGAATGAACTCAAGCGAATCAAAAAGCATGGGAAAATAGGAAATTACTGA
- a CDS encoding AAA family ATPase, translated as MDFAKILSYFQERHEVFYKDMRTCEHSLNEKEFNPYHQEGDVWTHTEMVLEEVKDLNSLDKTSIFIACLLHDVAKPYTRVEKYSQGWQRQVVSFRGHESLSTFLAIDLLLDFETALEIKLNKELILHAINWHVVLHRIKLEENGFLSDENVLFLNRAFSTERDKGAIWDIMYGLNRSDALGRVSDSYKTDKEKFKYLENFIPYYPIRNLGNEEKKPEIIVLIGLPGSGKSSLARERYAKHKVLSLDEMIMNYPKYKGLSYQEARTKAMQSDKMREFISKVYDSIKADSEKGIHLLIDNTNLTEDLQNRVLSNLRKDYYKKAIVFLPGENTLYNQLEERKKKEGKDIPKDVIRKYAAELYIPGYHTFDEIEFIIR; from the coding sequence ATGGATTTTGCAAAAATCCTTTCTTACTTTCAAGAAAGACATGAAGTATTTTATAAGGATATGCGTACCTGCGAACATTCTCTGAATGAAAAGGAGTTCAATCCTTACCATCAGGAAGGAGATGTGTGGACACATACCGAGATGGTCTTAGAGGAAGTTAAGGACTTAAACTCACTGGACAAAACCTCTATTTTTATTGCCTGCCTCTTACACGATGTGGCAAAGCCTTATACCCGTGTAGAAAAATACTCCCAGGGCTGGCAGAGACAGGTTGTATCTTTTCGAGGACATGAGTCTCTTTCTACATTTCTTGCCATAGACCTTTTGCTGGACTTTGAAACCGCTTTAGAAATAAAGCTGAATAAAGAACTTATCCTGCATGCTATCAACTGGCATGTGGTTTTACACAGGATAAAGCTGGAGGAGAATGGTTTTCTATCCGATGAAAATGTGCTATTTTTAAACCGGGCATTCAGTACAGAAAGAGATAAGGGAGCTATCTGGGACATAATGTATGGCCTAAATCGCTCGGATGCACTCGGACGGGTTTCGGATTCGTATAAAACGGATAAAGAGAAATTTAAGTATTTAGAAAACTTTATACCGTATTATCCGATTCGAAATTTGGGAAATGAAGAGAAAAAACCGGAAATTATAGTGCTTATCGGCTTACCCGGAAGTGGAAAAAGTAGTCTGGCTAGAGAAAGATATGCAAAACATAAAGTACTTTCTTTGGACGAAATGATAATGAACTATCCGAAATATAAGGGATTAAGTTACCAGGAAGCACGAACAAAAGCCATGCAGTCGGATAAGATGCGGGAATTCATTAGCAAAGTCTATGATTCCATAAAAGCGGATTCTGAAAAAGGTATTCATCTTTTAATTGATAATACAAATCTTACAGAAGATTTGCAAAACCGTGTTTTGAGTAATCTTCGAAAGGATTATTATAAGAAAGCAATCGTCTTTCTACCCGGAGAAAATACTCTCTATAATCAATTAGAAGAACGGAAAAAGAAAGAAGGAAAAGATATTCCGAAAGATGTAATCAGGAAATATGCAGCTGAGCTTTACATCCCCGGTTATCATACCTTTGACGAGATTGAATTTATCATCAGGTGA